The Conexivisphaera calida genome includes a region encoding these proteins:
- the surE gene encoding 5'/3'-nucleotidase SurE gives MSNGEGEGRPLVLVSNDDGPESPGLRALLEALNDGRVDVTFIVPEGPRSSSGMSLTFHKPLRAWEREISGVRGYVVSGSPADCVMLGRLRLLDRTPCAVASGINIGDNTGLQDIYASGTVAAALQAALLGIPSSAFSMMVERDGIMAGEREMLEGFAEASRYAAEATRWICEHGLPEGVHLLNVNFPLRIAEPATVELTRPVRRKYENNVVERMDPRGFPYYWVWGRRLGGYSEGTDAWAVYTRGAVSVTPLNIDLASPGSPGMDDLRARLESVGRAKD, from the coding sequence ATGAGCAACGGGGAAGGGGAAGGTCGGCCGCTCGTGCTGGTCAGCAACGACGATGGACCCGAGAGCCCCGGGCTCAGGGCGCTGCTGGAGGCGCTGAACGATGGGCGCGTGGATGTCACGTTCATAGTGCCGGAGGGTCCCAGGAGCTCCTCCGGCATGAGCCTGACGTTCCACAAACCCCTCAGGGCCTGGGAGCGCGAGATCTCGGGCGTCAGGGGGTACGTGGTGTCCGGCAGCCCGGCCGACTGCGTGATGCTGGGCCGCCTGCGCCTCCTGGACAGGACGCCGTGCGCCGTGGCGTCCGGAATAAACATAGGGGACAACACGGGACTGCAGGACATATACGCGAGCGGAACCGTGGCCGCGGCTCTCCAGGCCGCGCTCCTCGGTATACCGTCGTCCGCGTTCTCCATGATGGTGGAGAGGGACGGCATCATGGCGGGTGAGCGCGAGATGCTGGAGGGATTCGCGGAGGCATCGAGGTACGCCGCGGAGGCCACCCGCTGGATATGCGAGCACGGCCTCCCCGAGGGAGTTCACCTGCTCAACGTGAACTTCCCGCTCAGGATAGCGGAGCCGGCGACCGTCGAGCTGACCAGGCCAGTCCGCAGGAAGTACGAGAACAACGTGGTGGAGCGCATGGATCCCCGCGGGTTCCCATATTACTGGGTGTGGGGACGCAGGCTGGGAGGTTACTCTGAGGGCACGGATGCATGGGCGGTCTACACCCGCGGCGCCGTCTCAGTGACGCCGCTGAACATAGACCTGGCATCGCCCGGATCCCCCGGCATGGATGACCTGAGGGCGAGGCTGGAGTCCGTGGGGCGCGCTAAGGATTAA
- the speB gene encoding agmatinase has translation MFRARSPTEWSPAPGNPRVVMVGVPFDATQSYRPGARQGPSAVRYALPNMEFYSIELGRSLEDLSIGDAGDLEYTSDVVHMLRFVEEAVAELRDSGKSPAVVGGEHTITLASYRPFCGATLVVFDAHLDMRDEIYGLKTSHATFLRRLLESCSVELLHIGGRAFSDEELEFARSRGLKIYTSQDLDGAREALSGLSRSDSVYVSLDLDVLDPAFAPGVGNPEPGGLSSSELLQLIASLDGVSLVGFDVVELSPPYDPSGVTSAIAAKALLMLASIADRSRGPRGP, from the coding sequence TTGTTCCGCGCCAGATCCCCCACCGAGTGGTCCCCGGCTCCGGGGAATCCACGCGTGGTCATGGTAGGAGTACCGTTCGATGCCACGCAGAGCTACAGGCCGGGCGCCCGTCAGGGTCCCTCGGCGGTCAGATACGCCCTCCCCAACATGGAGTTCTACAGCATTGAGCTCGGAAGGTCGCTCGAGGACCTCTCCATAGGTGATGCCGGTGACCTCGAGTACACGTCAGACGTCGTCCACATGCTCAGGTTCGTCGAGGAGGCGGTCGCCGAGCTCAGGGACTCCGGAAAGTCGCCCGCCGTGGTGGGAGGCGAGCACACAATCACGCTCGCGTCCTACAGGCCATTCTGCGGCGCGACGCTGGTGGTGTTCGACGCGCACCTGGACATGCGCGATGAGATCTACGGCCTCAAGACCTCCCACGCGACGTTTCTCCGCAGACTCCTGGAATCGTGCAGCGTCGAGCTCCTTCACATCGGCGGCAGGGCGTTCTCAGACGAGGAGCTGGAGTTCGCGCGCTCACGCGGGCTCAAAATATACACGTCGCAGGATCTGGATGGTGCCCGGGAGGCTCTCTCAGGCCTTTCCCGGTCCGACAGCGTCTACGTTAGTCTGGACCTCGACGTGCTGGATCCCGCGTTCGCACCCGGGGTGGGAAATCCCGAGCCTGGCGGCCTCAGCTCCTCGGAGCTCCTTCAACTAATAGCGTCCTTGGACGGGGTCTCACTCGTCGGCTTCGACGTCGTGGAGCTGAGCCCTCCGTATGATCCATCCGGGGTCACGTCCGCGATAGCAGCTAAGGCGCTGCTCATGCTGGCGTCCATCGCCGACAGAAGTCGCGGTCCGCGCGGTCCATAG
- a CDS encoding thiolase C-terminal domain-containing protein, with protein MSGVYVRSIGMTQVGDHWEKSLSDLSVEAAVAALDAAGWPDVDLLIVSNMLAERLLAQGQLGALIADRIGLRGIRALRVESGHASGGVAVATAHQLLRGGTFRSVLVLGVEKMRDSMSEDALEAMSMSEDAEYVLMTGANVYTLGALVTKLYMDRYGVPYEDLLQFPVIAHENGAKAGHAQFRRPITLRQALESPIVSDPVRLMDSPPMGDGAAALLLTTEPSDAIAEIAFSDYATSSVDFYSAGDPLSLPALRTVAEGARRSGVDPASADFLELHDSFGVMAALELEELGIARGGRAPAMAKDGSLSLGGDHPISTFGGMKARGFPVGAAGVYQVAEAALQVSGRAGANQVQGARLGAAVNIGGFGGTAALTLVRGV; from the coding sequence ATGAGCGGCGTGTACGTAAGGTCCATCGGGATGACTCAGGTGGGGGATCACTGGGAGAAATCCCTGTCGGATCTATCGGTGGAGGCGGCGGTGGCGGCGCTGGACGCGGCCGGATGGCCCGACGTGGACCTCTTAATAGTGTCCAACATGCTGGCGGAGAGGCTGCTCGCGCAGGGACAGCTCGGGGCGCTGATAGCAGACAGGATCGGCCTCAGGGGCATAAGGGCACTCAGGGTGGAGTCGGGCCACGCGTCGGGCGGCGTCGCCGTGGCCACCGCGCACCAGCTCCTCAGGGGAGGGACCTTCAGGAGCGTGCTCGTGCTGGGCGTGGAGAAGATGAGGGACTCCATGTCCGAGGACGCCCTGGAGGCGATGTCCATGTCCGAGGACGCCGAGTACGTCCTCATGACCGGCGCGAACGTGTACACGCTCGGGGCGCTCGTCACAAAGCTCTACATGGACCGGTACGGCGTGCCCTACGAGGACCTACTCCAGTTTCCGGTGATAGCCCACGAGAACGGCGCCAAGGCCGGGCATGCCCAGTTCAGGAGGCCCATAACCCTGCGCCAAGCCCTCGAATCGCCCATCGTGTCGGATCCCGTCAGGCTCATGGACTCGCCGCCGATGGGGGACGGCGCAGCAGCGCTCCTGCTGACGACGGAGCCCTCCGACGCGATCGCTGAGATAGCGTTCTCGGACTACGCCACGTCCAGCGTCGACTTCTACTCCGCCGGGGATCCGCTGTCGCTGCCGGCTCTGAGGACCGTCGCCGAGGGCGCGAGGAGGTCAGGCGTGGATCCGGCGTCCGCGGACTTCCTGGAGCTGCACGATTCGTTCGGGGTCATGGCGGCGCTGGAGCTCGAGGAACTGGGGATTGCGAGGGGCGGTAGGGCCCCCGCGATGGCGAAGGATGGATCGCTCTCACTCGGCGGAGATCATCCCATATCGACGTTCGGTGGCATGAAGGCGAGGGGGTTCCCCGTCGGCGCAGCCGGCGTCTACCAGGTCGCGGAGGCGGCGCTCCAGGTGTCCGGAAGGGCCGGGGCCAACCAGGTGCAGGGCGCCAGGCTCGGCGCCGCGGTTAACATCGGCGGGTTCGGCGGGACCGCCGCGCTGACGCTCGTCAGGGGGGTGTGA
- a CDS encoding tyrosine--tRNA ligase, producing the protein MDAERRIELVERPPTEEVVTHEELRELLETVERPRHYIGLEISGPLHLGSLVIVGYKLRDFVEAGFRTTVFLADWHSYLNDKLGGDWDRIRRAARYYADAYRTFAPGIEVETGSDLYARTPEYWEWMVRFSKKVTLPRVVRTLTIMGRRAEESLEFAQYIYPLMQATDIKALDLDLAHGGMDQRKVHMLARDVFPRLGWRKPVAVHHHLLPGLQAPRAEGLDEDSQMDLRISSKMSKSKPEGTLYVHEPPEVVERKLMSAWCPQGVVDNNPVLEIAKYIAFRERGELRVERPSKYGGDVVYGSYEELERDFREGKLHPMDLKRAVVGIVNEVIDPVRRILTADEDYLRILGT; encoded by the coding sequence GTGGACGCGGAGCGGCGCATAGAGCTCGTCGAGAGACCGCCGACGGAGGAGGTCGTCACCCACGAGGAGCTCAGGGAACTCCTCGAGACGGTCGAGAGGCCCAGGCACTACATAGGCCTGGAGATATCGGGCCCGCTGCACCTGGGCAGCCTGGTGATAGTGGGATACAAGCTGAGGGACTTCGTGGAGGCGGGCTTCAGGACCACCGTGTTCCTGGCGGACTGGCACAGCTACCTGAACGACAAGCTCGGGGGGGACTGGGACAGGATCAGGCGCGCCGCCCGGTACTATGCGGATGCATACAGGACGTTCGCGCCCGGGATAGAGGTGGAGACGGGATCGGATCTCTACGCCAGGACCCCCGAGTACTGGGAGTGGATGGTGAGGTTCTCCAAGAAGGTGACGCTCCCGAGGGTCGTGAGGACCCTGACCATCATGGGCCGGAGGGCCGAGGAATCCCTGGAGTTCGCGCAGTACATATATCCCCTGATGCAGGCGACGGACATCAAGGCGCTGGACCTGGATCTGGCGCACGGCGGCATGGATCAGCGCAAGGTCCACATGCTGGCGAGGGACGTGTTCCCCCGCCTGGGCTGGCGCAAGCCGGTCGCAGTCCATCACCACCTGCTCCCGGGCCTGCAGGCGCCCAGGGCCGAGGGGCTGGACGAGGACTCGCAGATGGACCTCAGGATATCGAGCAAGATGAGCAAGTCGAAGCCGGAGGGCACGCTGTACGTGCACGAGCCGCCCGAGGTCGTGGAGCGCAAGCTGATGAGCGCCTGGTGTCCCCAGGGCGTCGTGGATAACAACCCGGTGCTCGAGATAGCCAAGTACATAGCGTTCCGCGAGAGGGGGGAGCTCAGGGTCGAGAGGCCCTCCAAGTACGGGGGAGACGTCGTCTACGGCTCCTACGAGGAGCTGGAGAGGGATTTCCGCGAGGGTAAGCTCCATCCCATGGACCTCAAGAGGGCGGTCGTCGGGATAGTCAACGAGGTCATCGACCCCGTCAGGAGGATCCTGACCGCCGACGAGGACTACCTGAGGATACTCGGGACGTGA
- a CDS encoding hydroxymethylglutaryl-CoA synthase — protein sequence MRTDRPVYILGYGAYIPIRRIPTSEIARIWTGDEGGPNKEKAVAHEDEDAATMAIESARRAMHMARVDEVGAVFVGTESKPYAVKPTSTIVAEALGQKYTLAADLEFACKAATEGLHIVRGLVGSGMIGSGLVVASDTAQGRPGDELEYTAASGSVAYVLGDGRTEPVANITYGTSYVTDTPDFWRRQGEPYPRHLGRFTGEPAYFHHIKSSVSRLMEETGYRPGDFRYAIFHQPNPRFPITIGLQLGFKMEQLEPGLLNDRIGNTYSASALMGLAATLDISRPGDRILLASFGSGAGSDAFVIEVMDGIVEKRDGDRSHVTVRSMVERRVEIDYAMYARYRGKVRL from the coding sequence TTGAGGACCGACAGACCTGTTTACATCCTGGGCTACGGCGCGTACATACCGATCAGGCGCATACCGACGTCCGAGATAGCGAGGATCTGGACGGGCGACGAGGGCGGACCGAACAAGGAGAAGGCGGTCGCGCACGAGGACGAGGACGCAGCCACGATGGCGATAGAGTCCGCCAGGAGGGCCATGCACATGGCCCGGGTGGACGAGGTCGGCGCGGTCTTCGTGGGGACGGAGTCCAAGCCGTACGCGGTGAAGCCCACGAGCACCATAGTCGCCGAGGCGCTGGGGCAGAAGTACACGCTCGCGGCGGACCTGGAGTTCGCCTGCAAGGCGGCCACCGAGGGGCTCCACATAGTCAGGGGCCTGGTAGGGTCCGGCATGATAGGATCCGGCCTCGTCGTCGCGTCCGACACCGCGCAGGGGAGGCCGGGGGACGAGCTCGAGTACACCGCGGCCAGCGGCAGCGTGGCGTACGTCCTGGGCGACGGGAGGACCGAGCCAGTGGCCAACATAACGTACGGCACGTCGTACGTGACGGACACGCCGGACTTCTGGAGGCGCCAGGGGGAGCCATATCCGCGCCACCTGGGCAGGTTCACCGGGGAGCCGGCGTACTTCCACCACATAAAGTCGTCAGTCTCGAGGCTAATGGAGGAGACGGGGTACCGCCCCGGGGACTTCAGGTACGCGATATTCCATCAGCCGAACCCCCGCTTCCCGATCACGATCGGCCTTCAGCTGGGCTTCAAGATGGAGCAGCTGGAGCCGGGGCTTCTGAACGACCGGATAGGGAACACGTACTCGGCGAGCGCGCTCATGGGGCTCGCGGCCACCCTGGACATCTCGAGGCCGGGCGACAGGATACTCCTAGCCAGCTTCGGGAGCGGCGCCGGCAGCGACGCGTTCGTCATAGAGGTGATGGATGGGATCGTCGAGAAGAGGGACGGGGACAGGTCCCACGTCACGGTGAGGAGCATGGTTGAGAGGCGCGTCGAGATAGATTACGCGATGTACGCGAGGTACAGGGGGAAGGTGAGACTATGA
- a CDS encoding RNA polymerase Rbp10 has translation MSASSQAPDQESGDVVYECVRCGARVTKRELDSYLSVKCICGYRVFRKVRPEVVKQVPAV, from the coding sequence GTGTCAGCTTCGAGTCAGGCGCCGGATCAGGAATCAGGTGACGTGGTCTACGAATGCGTGAGGTGCGGCGCCAGGGTCACGAAGAGGGAACTCGACAGCTACCTCAGCGTCAAGTGCATCTGCGGCTACAGGGTCTTCAGGAAGGTCAGGCCCGAGGTAGTGAAGCAGGTCCCCGCGGTCTGA
- a CDS encoding NUDIX hydrolase codes for MSVLLDGGSGRYRVLVVKRVESSIDPWSGDWALPGGRMEATDPDLRATAVRETLEETGIDLRSSAEFMFELDFFSPTNAPWMHVKPFAYRLLRHVDVRLSRELSDYVWVYLDDLRESIDQSGRPEFRLAGGGRIWGMTARILLAVKERLGYR; via the coding sequence GTGTCGGTCCTGCTCGATGGGGGAAGCGGCCGCTATCGCGTGCTCGTGGTGAAGCGCGTGGAGAGCTCGATCGACCCTTGGTCGGGCGACTGGGCCCTGCCCGGCGGCAGGATGGAGGCCACGGATCCCGACCTGCGCGCAACCGCCGTGAGGGAGACGCTCGAGGAGACGGGAATCGACCTGAGATCTTCGGCCGAGTTCATGTTCGAGCTGGACTTCTTCTCACCGACCAACGCCCCATGGATGCACGTGAAACCGTTCGCCTACAGGCTACTCAGGCACGTCGACGTGCGGCTCTCGCGCGAGCTCTCGGACTACGTGTGGGTCTACCTGGACGACCTCAGGGAATCGATCGACCAGAGCGGAAGGCCGGAGTTCAGGCTAGCCGGAGGTGGGAGGATTTGGGGGATGACGGCCAGGATACTCTTGGCGGTGAAGGAGAGGCTGGGGTACCGTTAG
- a CDS encoding endonuclease III domain-containing protein, whose protein sequence is MSDPSLSDGYFLVDRASPGCADPFRTLVATVLSQNTNDRNGYRAFSALERSVGVTPESISRAPLEALENAIRPAGMYRGRARKLRALASAVVERYGGDLSRALSGDLERARAALMELPGVGPKTADVVLLFCASMPTFPVDTHISRISRRLGLARAGAGYEEMRSALQSIFDPRDYAVAHRALIQLGRVYCRARGPRCAECPIRDLCPRVGVASSISSEKQNRRPGQPQAS, encoded by the coding sequence ATGAGCGATCCGTCGCTGAGCGACGGCTATTTCCTAGTTGATCGCGCGTCGCCGGGGTGCGCCGATCCATTCAGGACCCTGGTGGCCACAGTGCTGTCGCAGAACACGAACGACAGGAACGGCTACAGGGCATTCTCGGCGCTCGAGCGCTCAGTCGGCGTGACGCCCGAGAGCATATCCAGGGCTCCGCTCGAGGCCCTTGAGAACGCGATAAGGCCGGCGGGCATGTACAGGGGAAGGGCGAGGAAGCTCAGGGCTCTCGCCTCCGCCGTCGTGGAGCGCTACGGAGGCGATCTCTCCCGCGCGCTGTCCGGCGACCTGGAAAGGGCCAGGGCTGCCCTGATGGAACTGCCGGGCGTCGGGCCGAAGACCGCGGACGTGGTGCTGCTCTTCTGCGCCTCCATGCCCACGTTCCCAGTGGATACGCACATATCGCGCATATCCCGTCGCCTTGGACTCGCGCGGGCCGGCGCTGGGTACGAGGAGATGCGGTCAGCCCTGCAGTCCATATTCGATCCACGGGACTACGCCGTCGCCCACAGGGCGCTGATACAGCTCGGCAGGGTCTACTGCCGCGCTCGCGGTCCCAGGTGTGCCGAGTGTCCAATTCGCGACCTGTGCCCCCGCGTCGGCGTCGCGAGCTCTATCTCCAGTGAAAAGCAAAATAGACGCCCCGGTCAGCCCCAAGCGAGCTAA
- the npdG gene encoding NADPH-dependent F420 reductase has protein sequence MRASPSIAILGGTGDLGEGLALRLCPGHSVIVGSRDPTRAASRAAEYAARSGCAGIEGSGNVDAAARADYVILAAPADALPGLLDEIAGNIREESLVVSPVVPMSRRSGVFVHDVSALDPGSNSAAEYVAKRLGRGIRVAAAFHTIPAGLLSDVDRRLDVDVLVASDDAAFRAMSEDLRVDGIRYLHAGPLELARYLEQLVPLLLNVGRRNGIRNPSLKVI, from the coding sequence TTGCGCGCATCACCCTCGATCGCCATACTGGGCGGCACCGGGGATCTAGGTGAGGGACTGGCGCTCAGGCTGTGTCCAGGGCACAGCGTGATCGTCGGCTCCAGGGACCCCACGAGGGCCGCGTCCAGGGCCGCGGAGTACGCGGCGCGCTCCGGCTGCGCGGGGATCGAGGGCTCGGGAAACGTGGATGCGGCGGCGCGTGCGGACTACGTGATACTGGCGGCGCCCGCCGACGCGTTGCCGGGGCTGCTCGACGAGATCGCCGGAAATATAAGGGAGGAATCGCTGGTCGTGTCCCCCGTAGTGCCAATGTCGAGGCGCAGTGGCGTGTTCGTGCACGACGTCTCCGCGCTGGATCCAGGGTCTAACTCGGCGGCGGAGTACGTGGCCAAGAGGCTCGGACGCGGGATTAGGGTGGCGGCGGCGTTCCACACGATCCCCGCAGGCCTGCTCTCCGACGTGGACAGGAGGCTGGACGTGGACGTGCTGGTGGCATCGGATGACGCCGCCTTCAGGGCCATGAGCGAGGACCTGCGCGTGGACGGCATCAGATACCTACACGCGGGACCCCTGGAGCTCGCGCGTTACCTGGAACAGCTCGTGCCGCTCCTGCTCAACGTGGGCCGCAGGAACGGCATAAGGAATCCATCGCTGAAGGTGATATGA
- a CDS encoding NUDIX hydrolase — protein MELVRSEHIFSGRIFSVRRDVLRTPGGEIVRDVVEHPGAVAFLPELPDGSVVLVEQYRHAIGGKLLEAPAGTLEPGESPEECARRELVEETGYEPGDLEYLGEVFLAPGYSTERIRLYRIKVSVRGEPRPEPDEDITVIRMPFEELLARASSGEIRDAKTVALALMVAARRGLLGQRSGANLKP, from the coding sequence GTGGAGCTGGTGAGGTCTGAGCATATCTTCTCGGGGAGGATATTCTCCGTCAGGCGCGACGTGCTGAGGACCCCGGGCGGCGAGATAGTGCGCGATGTGGTGGAGCACCCCGGGGCCGTCGCGTTCCTTCCGGAGCTCCCCGACGGATCCGTGGTGCTGGTCGAGCAGTACAGGCACGCGATCGGCGGCAAGCTGCTCGAGGCGCCGGCGGGGACGCTTGAGCCAGGGGAGTCGCCGGAGGAGTGCGCCAGGAGGGAGCTCGTCGAGGAGACGGGATACGAGCCGGGCGACCTGGAGTACCTGGGCGAGGTCTTCCTGGCGCCGGGGTACAGCACCGAGAGGATACGCCTGTACCGCATAAAGGTGTCAGTGAGGGGCGAGCCCAGGCCGGAGCCTGACGAGGATATCACCGTGATCAGGATGCCGTTCGAGGAGCTCCTGGCGCGGGCCTCGTCCGGGGAGATACGCGACGCGAAGACCGTGGCGCTGGCGTTGATGGTGGCCGCCAGGCGCGGGCTGCTGGGTCAGCGCTCGGGCGCGAACTTGAAGCCGTAG
- a CDS encoding Zn-ribbon domain-containing OB-fold protein, producing the protein MVLPSVAYWRAKRNYYRMVGSTCRSCGSSFYPPVRICPRCGSRDLEATEMPQGGRIISFTTTNEVGASFRRYRPLTFGLVELDNGAVVLGQLVDFTEEELVPGARVRTVIRKLREDGTDGIIYYGFKFAPER; encoded by the coding sequence ATGGTGCTGCCTTCTGTAGCGTACTGGAGGGCCAAGCGCAACTACTACAGGATGGTGGGATCCACCTGCAGGTCCTGCGGGAGCTCATTCTATCCGCCCGTGAGGATCTGTCCCAGGTGCGGCAGCAGGGACCTCGAGGCCACCGAGATGCCGCAGGGCGGCAGGATAATCAGCTTCACGACGACTAACGAGGTGGGCGCGTCCTTCCGCAGGTACAGGCCCCTCACCTTCGGACTGGTTGAGCTGGACAACGGCGCGGTCGTGCTGGGGCAGCTGGTCGACTTCACCGAGGAGGAACTCGTCCCCGGTGCTCGCGTGAGGACGGTCATAAGGAAGCTCCGGGAGGACGGAACGGACGGCATAATATACTACGGCTTCAAGTTCGCGCCCGAGCGCTGA